The following coding sequences are from one Hymenobacter sp. DG25A window:
- a CDS encoding MarR family winged helix-turn-helix transcriptional regulator, whose amino-acid sequence MSDKKNSPYCGCLFFAANALGRLLTGLADQEFRTTGLAPSLAFVVMNVNRQPGIQPSQLSELMKLTPSTVSRLVEKLEHQGYLRREVTGRTTQVHATEKGQALQPQLQAAWRSLYARYSELIGVEAAKMLTQQSYTAIQALEEAE is encoded by the coding sequence ATGAGCGACAAAAAGAATTCCCCTTACTGCGGCTGCCTGTTTTTTGCGGCCAATGCGCTGGGCCGGCTGTTAACCGGACTGGCCGATCAGGAATTCCGGACCACGGGGCTGGCTCCCAGCCTGGCGTTTGTGGTGATGAACGTGAACCGGCAGCCCGGCATTCAGCCGTCCCAGCTCAGCGAGCTGATGAAGCTGACGCCCTCTACCGTGTCAAGGCTAGTGGAAAAGCTGGAGCACCAGGGCTACCTGCGCCGCGAGGTAACCGGGCGCACCACGCAGGTGCATGCCACGGAGAAGGGGCAGGCCCTGCAGCCGCAATTGCAGGCCGCCTGGCGCAGCCTGTATGCCCGCTACTCCGAGCTAATTGGCGTGGAAGCTGCCAAAATGCTTACCCAACAATCTTATACCGCCATTCAGGCGCTGGAAGAGGCTGAATAG
- a CDS encoding MBL fold metallo-hydrolase: MSPLPSSTSSVQIQQFYDKGLAHASYAIRSGRQVAIIDPARDPQPYYDFADEHEARIVAVIETHPHADFVSSHLEIAEETGATIYCSKLVHATYPHHSFDDGDRIALGTVELHAMNTPGHSPDSISILLIDDLAQTRAVFTGDTLFVGDVGRPDLREDELVGGHQREQLAVQLYHSTRNKLMTLPPTTRVYPAHGPGSLCGKTTSPDLDSTIGKELKTNYALQPMTQDEFVKVLLEDQPFMPKYFGHDVMLNKQGALPFEDSIRRVPRPLMDTPVEPGILIIDTRPAAEFRAGHLPGAINLMDGGKFETWLGSIVGPQEPFYLLADSQIALDTVIRKAAKIGYETNIKGALLTPHQLPATSPTTDVEHVRQQPQDFTIVDIRNRTEAQHPIFDNALLIPLPELRERVREVPTDKPILVHCAGGYRSAAGASILEAALPGVPVYDLGEAITTFQTQSAHV; this comes from the coding sequence ATGAGTCCCCTTCCCAGTAGTACCTCGTCGGTACAAATTCAGCAGTTTTACGATAAAGGGCTTGCCCACGCCAGCTACGCTATCCGTAGCGGCCGCCAGGTAGCTATCATTGACCCGGCCCGCGACCCCCAACCCTACTATGATTTTGCCGACGAGCACGAGGCCCGGATTGTAGCCGTTATTGAGACGCATCCGCACGCTGATTTTGTATCCTCGCACCTGGAAATAGCCGAAGAAACCGGCGCTACTATTTACTGCAGCAAGCTGGTGCACGCCACCTACCCCCATCATTCGTTTGATGATGGCGACCGGATAGCGCTGGGCACCGTGGAGCTGCATGCCATGAACACCCCCGGTCACTCCCCGGACAGCATCAGCATTCTGCTGATAGACGATTTAGCCCAGACGCGGGCCGTTTTCACCGGCGATACGCTGTTTGTGGGTGACGTAGGCCGCCCCGATCTGCGCGAGGACGAATTGGTAGGCGGGCACCAGCGCGAGCAGCTGGCCGTCCAGCTCTACCACTCTACCCGCAACAAGCTCATGACGCTGCCGCCCACTACGCGCGTCTACCCGGCCCACGGCCCGGGCTCCCTGTGCGGCAAAACCACCAGCCCCGATCTGGACAGCACCATTGGCAAAGAGCTGAAAACCAACTACGCCCTGCAGCCCATGACGCAGGACGAGTTTGTGAAAGTGCTGCTGGAGGACCAGCCCTTTATGCCCAAGTATTTTGGGCACGATGTGATGCTGAACAAGCAGGGTGCGCTGCCCTTCGAGGACAGCATCCGGCGGGTGCCGCGCCCCCTCATGGACACACCCGTAGAGCCCGGCATTCTGATTATTGATACCCGCCCGGCGGCGGAGTTCCGGGCCGGCCACCTGCCCGGCGCCATTAACCTGATGGATGGCGGCAAGTTTGAAACCTGGCTGGGCTCCATTGTAGGTCCGCAGGAGCCGTTTTATCTGCTGGCCGATTCCCAGATTGCCCTGGACACCGTGATTCGGAAAGCCGCCAAAATCGGCTACGAAACCAACATCAAAGGCGCCCTGCTCACGCCCCACCAGCTGCCGGCCACCAGCCCCACCACCGATGTGGAGCACGTGCGCCAGCAGCCTCAGGATTTCACCATCGTAGACATCCGCAACCGCACCGAGGCCCAGCACCCTATTTTCGATAATGCCCTGCTGATTCCGCTGCCCGAGTTGCGCGAACGGGTGCGCGAAGTGCCGACCGATAAACCGATTCTGGTGCATTGCGCCGGGGGCTACCGCTCCGCAGCGGGTGCCAGCATTCTGGAAGCGGCCCTGCCCGGCGTGCCGGTTTATGACCTCGGCGAAGCTATTACCACCTTTCAGACGCAATCAGCGCACGTGTAA
- a CDS encoding DUF6970 domain-containing protein: MKKIFYCLIGSAFAFTACEKVDIAKDSPKCIKQKAVDLKEAPCESDVNIKEYFFQGKLVYVLNPGDCIADGNAEVIDGNCNSLGYLGGFGGNTKINDEDFSKAEYKRTIWEK, from the coding sequence ATGAAGAAGATTTTCTACTGTTTGATTGGCTCCGCCTTTGCATTCACGGCCTGCGAGAAGGTCGATATTGCCAAGGATTCTCCCAAGTGTATAAAGCAAAAAGCCGTGGACCTGAAAGAGGCTCCTTGTGAGTCGGATGTTAACATTAAGGAGTACTTTTTTCAGGGGAAACTAGTCTATGTTCTCAACCCGGGTGATTGTATTGCTGATGGTAATGCTGAGGTGATAGATGGCAATTGCAATTCGCTCGGCTACCTGGGCGGATTCGGAGGAAACACCAAAATCAACGACGAGGACTTCAGTAAGGCCGAGTACAAGCGCACCATCTGGGAGAAATAA